One segment of Campylobacter concisus DNA contains the following:
- a CDS encoding flagellin B → MSFRINTNVNALNTHANAVSNNTDLSKSLNKLSSGLRIQTAADDASGLSIADSLRSQASALGQAIANGNDAIGIIQVADKAMDEQLKILDTIKTKATQSAQDGQTTQSRQALQADIVRLMEELDNIGNTTSFNGQQLLNGTFSNKEFQIGAYSNQTVKASIGATTSDKIGLTRFESSRLLTAMGEVNLKFLNVDGVNDVGVTGATISTGIGKGLGALAENINKVADRTGVRATADVTWKASAAIGGGLIQSLTINGVKIGDLEVKANDANGALVNAINSVKDQTGVEASVDAETGKMVLTSRDGRAIVASGKDISKGLGGKGAAAKGTSLTGFVGRLNLVRLDGRDIKLNAGGVAKLSLAFSANGGAQQSVSLRDIRGQIDKTLATAMGFQRMSGALSVAQSAGVMTLRGAMAVMSIAESAQKTLDQVRSDLGSVQNQLQATVNNITVTQVNVKSAESQIRDVDFASESANFSKHNILAQSGAYAMSQANSVQQNVMKLLQ, encoded by the coding sequence ATGAGTTTTCGTATTAACACAAACGTAAACGCACTTAACACACACGCTAACGCAGTTAGCAACAACACTGACCTATCTAAGTCACTTAACAAACTTAGCTCAGGTCTTAGGATTCAAACAGCTGCAGATGATGCTTCAGGTCTATCTATTGCAGATAGCTTAAGAAGTCAAGCTTCAGCTTTAGGTCAAGCTATTGCAAATGGTAATGATGCTATTGGTATCATTCAAGTTGCCGATAAAGCTATGGACGAGCAGCTAAAAATTCTTGATACTATCAAGACAAAAGCTACTCAATCAGCTCAAGACGGCCAAACAACTCAATCACGCCAAGCATTGCAAGCTGACATCGTTCGTCTAATGGAAGAGCTTGACAATATCGGTAACACTACTTCATTTAACGGTCAGCAACTACTAAACGGAACATTCTCTAATAAAGAATTCCAAATAGGTGCTTACTCAAACCAAACTGTTAAAGCAAGTATTGGTGCGACTACGTCTGATAAGATCGGTCTTACACGTTTTGAGAGTTCAAGACTACTTACAGCTATGGGTGAAGTAAACCTTAAATTCTTAAACGTTGATGGTGTAAACGATGTAGGTGTTACAGGCGCTACTATCTCAACAGGTATCGGTAAAGGCCTTGGCGCTCTAGCCGAGAACATCAACAAAGTTGCTGATAGAACTGGTGTTAGAGCTACAGCTGATGTTACTTGGAAAGCAAGTGCTGCTATTGGCGGTGGTTTAATTCAGTCTTTAACAATCAACGGCGTTAAAATCGGCGATCTAGAAGTTAAAGCAAATGATGCAAACGGTGCACTTGTAAATGCTATCAACTCTGTAAAAGATCAAACTGGTGTTGAAGCTTCTGTTGATGCTGAAACAGGTAAAATGGTACTAACAAGCCGTGATGGCCGTGCTATCGTAGCTTCTGGTAAAGACATCTCAAAGGGTCTTGGCGGTAAAGGTGCAGCTGCTAAAGGTACATCTTTAACTGGATTTGTAGGTAGACTAAACCTTGTTCGTCTTGATGGTAGAGATATCAAGCTAAATGCTGGTGGCGTTGCTAAACTATCGCTAGCATTCTCTGCTAATGGCGGTGCTCAACAATCAGTATCTCTAAGAGATATAAGAGGACAAATAGATAAAACCCTAGCAACAGCTATGGGCTTCCAAAGAATGAGTGGAGCTTTATCAGTAGCTCAATCTGCTGGTGTTATGACACTTCGCGGTGCAATGGCTGTTATGAGTATCGCTGAGTCTGCTCAAAAAACACTTGATCAAGTTCGTTCAGACCTTGGTTCAGTTCAAAACCAACTTCAAGCTACAGTTAATAACATCACTGTAACTCAAGTTAACGTAAAATCAGCAGAATCTCAAATCAGAGATGTTGATTTTGCTAGCGAGTCTGCTAACTTCTCAAAACATAACATCCTAGCTCAATCAGGTGCTTATGCTATGAGTCAAGCAAACAGCGTACAACAAAACGTAATGAAGCTTCTACAATAG